TTTTCCGTTACATCCACAGTCAATGCGGGGAACGAAACAGAACAACCCGAAAGGCGTGCAAACCGGCATAGATCGGAACGCTGACCCAAGGAGACGACAATGAAACTTCATCTTTTGGCGAGCGCTGCCTTTGCCGCCCTTCTCGCCGCTGCCCCCGCAGCCCATGCCGATATTACCATCGGTCTGATGGCGCCGCTGACCGGACCGTTGGCGGCCATTGGCGCGCAGATCAAGAATGGCACGGAAACCGCGATTGCCGATATCAATGCCAAGGGTGGCATCAAGGGCGAAAAGCTGGTGCTGAAGACCGCTGACGATGCGGGCGAGCCGAAGCAAGGCGTGTCCGCTGCCAACCAGTTGGTTGGCGAAGGCGTGCGTTTCGTGGTCGGCCCGGTGACGTCAGGCGTCGCCGTTCCGGCCTCCGACGTGCTGGCGGAAAACGGCGCGCTGATGGTCACCCCGACCGCCACGGCCCCAAGCCTGACCAAGCGCGGGTTGCCAACCGTGCTGCGCACCTGCGGTCGTGACGACCAGCAGGCCGATGTGGCGGCCAAATATGTGCTGGCCCATTTCAAGGACAAGAAAATCGCCATCCTCAATGACAAGGGCCAGTATGGCAAGGGTCTGGCGGATGCCTTCAAAGCCGCGCTCAATGCCGATGGCGTCAAGGAAGTGTTCAACGATTCACTGACCGCAGGTGAAAAGGATTTCAGCGCGCTCGTCACCCGGTTAAAGTCGGCCAATGTCGAAGTACTGTATTTTGGCGGCTATCATCCAGAAGCAGGACTGCTGGTGCGCCAGATGAAGGATGCCGGGCTGAAAGCCGTGGTGGTGGCGGGTGATGGCCTCTCCAACAGCGAATATACCACTGTCGGCGGTGACGCTGCCAATGGCACGCTGTTCACCAATGCCGCCGACGCGCTGAAAAACCCGGATTCCAAGGTTGCCGCCGATGTGCTGACCGCCAAAGGTATCCCGGCGGAGGCCTTCACGCTCAACGCCTATGCCGCCGTGCAGGTCATTGCCGCTGGTATCGAAAAGGTCGGTAGCGCCGAAGATGCCGAAGCCGTCGCCACCGCGATCAAATCCGGCGACGCAATCCCCACCGCCATTGGCAAGCTGACCTATGGCGAAACCGGCGACCTCACCTCGCAGAGCTTCTCCATGTACAAATGGGAAGGTGGCAAGACCGTCGCGGCTGAGTAATTCAGTTGTAACATTAAAGCGTGTTGCGGCTTATCAGCCTCAAGCAACACGCTTTAAGCTTTTGTTTTTACGCATGTCGTTACCGCAAAACCGCTGCACACTTTTGCGCGACATGCTCTAGACGCGGATGTCACCATCCGCGTCTAATGCCGTTTATGTGCCATGAAGAGCGGGTAAAGTTTTCTCCGTACCTCTTCATATACGTTTCTGCATTGCATAAGTTTTCCCGACATCACCACGCATGACTATTCCAGCCCACGCCCAGCTTATGAAAGACACGCCCATGCCTACACTGACCGAGATCGGCAATGACCAGCTTACCGTGCAGATCTCCTCGCTTGGCGCGGAGATGCAGTCCCTTCGCACAAAAGACGGCCAATCGCTGCTCTGGCATGGCGATGCGGCCTATTGGGGCGGGCGTTCGCCCATTCTGTTTCCGATTGTTGGCAAGGCCAAGGACGATACGCTGCTGATCGATGGCAAACCATACTCCATGGCCCAGCATGGCATTGCCCGACGCCGCGAGTTTACGCTGCTGGAGGCCGGAGCCGATGTCTGTCGCCACGAACTGACCGCCGGTGATGAAACCAAAGCCGCTTATCCTTTCGATTTTTCGCTGGTGCTGGAACACCGGCTACATGGCGCGGCCCTGACGGTTGCCGCCACGGTCAGCAATCGTAGCGACACGCCCATGCCCTATGGCCTCGGTTTCCACCCGGCTTTTCTCTGGCCCTTGCCGGGGGCAGAGGGCAAGCCGCATACGATCACCCTGGAAAATGGCGCAGAACCGCCCCTGCTCCGGCTGGGCGGTGGCCTGCTGGCCGAGGAAGCCCGCCCTTCGCCTTTCCATGCCGGGCGGCTGGTGCTGGACAAGAGCCAGTTCGAGGAAGACGCGATGATCTTTCCCGAAGGTGCCGGAACGGAGTTGACCTATCGCGCCGAGGATGCGGCCAGCCTGCATTTCCACTTTGAAAACCTGCCCAATCTGGCGCTCTGGCAAAAGCCCGGCGCGCCCTTCATTTGCATCGAGCCATGGCACGGCATGGCCGCCCGCCATGGCAAAAGTGGCGAACTGACGGAGCGGCCCTATACCGTCATACTCGCCCCCGGCGACAGCGCCCGCCACGGCTTTACCGTGACCGTCGAGGCGTGAGGCTGGACACAGAGCGGGAGATCGGTTCGGCGGGACAGATCCTGATCCTGAACGGCGCACCGCGTTCCGGTAAGTCCAGCATTGCAAAGGTGGTGCTGGACAGTTTTCCGGGCCTCTGGGTCAATCTTGGCGTTGATGCACAGATGGCCACGATCAGCGAACAACACAGGCCCGGCATCGGCCTGCGGCCGGGGGGCGAGCACCCGGAAAAAGAAGCGGTCGTGCAGCAACTATATGCCGCCCTGCATGAAACGATTGCCGCCCATAGCCGGCTCGGGATCAATGTGGTGGTCGATGTGGGCTATCACCAGGCCTATTCGCGGCCTCTGCATATCCTGGATGATTGTGCGCGGCGGCTGGCTGGCCTGCCGGTGCTGTTCATTGGTGTGCATTGCGCGCTCACGACAATCATGGCCCGCCGGGCCGCGTCCCCCTCGAATGGCACAATAAATTATTTGCAAGGCTCAGCGGACGATCCAGTGCCGGAACCCGTACAACGCTGGCAAATGGCTGTGCATGAGCACGGCCCCTATGATCTGGACGTCGATACCACAGACAAGACGCCTGAAGATTGTGCTAGAGAGATTCTGACATTGCTGGCTAAGGATCGCCCACAGCCCAGCTTTTTCGAGCGGCGTTTGTCGCTCATCCAGACCTGAGACCGAAGGAGCCACATCCATGAGCCCATTGGAACGCCGTATCGACCAGGGCGTCGGCCGCGAAACCGCTGATATCGTGCTGAAAGGCGGCCGGTTTTTCGATCTCGTCACCGGTGATCTGGTGGAAAGCGATATTGCCATCTGCGGCGATACCATTGTCGGCACCTGCGGAACCTACCAGGGCCGCGAGGAAATCGACATATCCGGCAAGATCGTCGTGCCGGGTTTTATCGACACGCATCTGCATATTGAAAGCTCGCTGGTCACGCCACATGAATTCGACCGCTGCGTGCTGCCTTACGGCGTCACCACAGTGATCTGCGATCCCCATGAAATTGCCAATGTGCTGGGCACCGAAGGCATCGAGTTCTTCCTGGAATCGGCGCTGGAAACCATCATGGATATCCGCGTGCAGCTGTCCTCCTGCGTGCCCGCGACCCATCTGGAAACCTCGGGCGCGGACCTGCCCATCGAGCGGCTTTTGCCATTCCGCGACCATCCGAAGGTGATCGGCCTTGCCGAATTCATGAATTTTCCCGGCGTGATCCATAAAGACCCGATCTGCATGGCCAAGCTGGAAGCCTTTCAGGGCGGCCATATCGATGGTCATGCGCCGCTGCTGCGCGGTAACGATTTGAACGGCTATCTCTCGGCGGGTATTCGCACCGAGCATGAATGCACCACGGCGGAAGAAGCCCTGGAGAAGATCCGCAAAGGCATGCATATTCTGGTGCGCGAAGGCTCGGTTTCCAAGGATTTGCACGCCCTGATGCCAATCATAACCGAGCGGCTGTCGCCCTTTCTGGCGCTCTGCACCGATGACCGCAACCCGCTGGATATCGCTGAACAAGGTCATCTGGATTATATGATCCGCACGGCCATTGCCCATGGTGTCGAGCCGCTGGCCATCTACCGTGCCGCCTCCATCTCAGCGGCCCGCGCCTTTGGCCTGCGGGATCGCGGCCTGGTCGCCCCCGGCTGGCGGGCCGATCTGGTGGTGGTGGACAGTCTGGAAAACTGCAAGGCCGAGACCGTTTTTGCGAGCGGTCGCCGCGTCACCGATGCGCTGTTTGCCACCCGCAAGCCGGTTGCCCCGGTTGGCCTCGACAGCGTCAAGGCCCGGATCGTCAAGTCAGCCGATTTCGCCGTGCCTGTCAGTGACGGCGAAGTGCCTGTCATGGGCGTGTTGCCGGGCAAGATTATCACCGAATATCGCCGCTACCACCTGCCCGCATCCGGCAACCAGACCAGCGTCGATCTCGACCGCGACATCATCAAGGTTGCCGTCATCGAGCGGCATGGCAAAAACGGCAACCACGCCAATGGCTTTGTACAGGGCTTCGGGCTGAAAAAGGGCGCCATCGCCTCCACCGTCGGCCATGACAGCCACAATATCTGCGTGGTCGGCGTCAGTGAGGATGACATGACCATGGCCGCCAACCGCCTCTCCGACATCAAGGGCGGCTTCGTGGTGGTGGAAGACGGCAAGGTGACAGGCGAAATCCCCCTGCCCGTCGCGGGCCTGATGAGCCTTGAGCCCTTCGAGAGCGTGCGCGACACTCTCCATGAACTGCGCCAGGCCGCTTACGCGCTCGGCACCACCTTGCAGGAGCCGTTTTTGCAGGTCGCCTTCCTGCCGCTGCCGGTCATTCCGCATTTGAAGATTTCCGACAAGGGCATGGTGGATGTCGATAAGTTTATGCTGATTGGGTGAGTGATTGCACCGACCTTCGACTTGTACTATATTCAGTACAAGTGGGAGATCCTGATGGACACTGTGTTTTTTTCCAAAGCCCGGGCCGAACTGGCCGGGCTGCTCGACAAGGTGAACGAGGATGCATCGGCTGTGGAGATCGTGCGCCGGGACAAGCCCTCTGCCGTGCTTATGAGCAAGGAAGAATATGAGAGCATGGTGGAAACTCTGCATCTCCTCTCCTCGCCCGCCAATGCCAGCCGTCTGCTGAAGGCGAAACAGGCTATAGAAGCAGGCCGCTTTTCCCCGCGCCACCTCCCTGATCTGGATGACGCCTGATCCATGCTGGTCGCCTTTACAGATGAAGGCTGGGAAGATTACTGCTTCTGGCAGGAAACCGATCCCAAAACGGCGCAGCGGATCAATGCCCTGCTAAAGGACACCAAACGCCATCCCTTTTCCGGCATTGGCAAGCCAGAGCCACTGAAAGGCCAGTTCAAAGGCTTCTGGTCACGCCGCATCAGCCAGGAACACCGCCTGGTTTATGCGGTGAAAGGTCAGGATAGCGATCAAGTGCTGATCGTGGCGCAATGCCGCTATCATTATTGAAAAACGGTCACACCCGCGCGCAAAAACCGTCCAGCGCATCGAGCGTAATCACGCCCTTTTCGAACGTACTGCGGGCATCTGGCAAAGCGATGATCTCCTTAACCGTCATGTGCTCCGGCAGGCGAACCTCCTGCGGTCCGCGCCGCATGTTGAAGACGAACAGCAATCTTTCGCTGTTCTCCCCGCGCAAAAAGGCCAGCACATCCTCGTTGATATCTAGGAAGGACATTGACCCATCGCGCAGGGCCGGATGGGCTTTGCGCAAGGCAAGCATGCTGCGGTAATGGTTGAGCACCGAGCTTTTGTCCTTGTCCTGGGCGTCCACCGACAGAGCCTGCTGGTCCGGCTGAACCGGCAGCCATGGTTTGCCACTGGTAAAACCGGCCTGAGCCTTGGCTTTTTCCCAGACCATCGGCGTGCGGCATCCGTCGCGGCCCTTGAAAGACGGCCAGAAACGGATGCCATAGGGATCGCGCAGGTCTTCAAAGGCGATATCCGCCTCCGGCAGGCCGAGTTCCTCGCCCTGATAAAGGCAGATCGAGCCGCGCAGGCTGGCGAGAATACTGATCGCCAGCTTAGCCACCTGCGGCATCTCTTCCGGCCCCTGGGCAAAGCGCGACACATGACGCATCACGTCATGGTTGGAAAAGGCCCAACACACCCAGCCGTCTTTGACCATGGACTGGAAGGAGGTGACACAATCACGAATATGAGACGGCGTGAAATGTGGCCCCAGCAGATCGAATGTGTAGCACATATGCAGCTTGTCGCCGCCGCTGGTATAGGCGGCCACGGTTTTCAACGAACGCGCGCCATCGCCGACCTCGCCCACCGTAGCACGGTCTGGATATTCATCCAGCAGCGCCCGAAGCTTTTGCAGAAAGCCGATGTTTTCCGGCTGGGTTTTGTCGTGCAGATGCTCCTGCATACCATAGGGATTGACATCCGGCGCATCGAGCCCGGCATCGCCGCTGTCTGGCGCATGTGGCGGGTTGTTGCGCAATTCCTTGTCATGAAAATAATAGTTCACGGTATCCAGCCGGAAACCATCCACGCCGCGCTCCAGCCAGAAACGGGTGGCGTCCAGCACCGCCTGCTGCACCTGCGGATTGTGGAAATTCAAATCGGGCTGCGAGCCCAGGAAATTATGCATGTAATATTGCTTGCGCACCCCATCCCATTCCCAGGCCGGGCCGCCGAACACTGATAGCCAATTGCTCGGTGCGGTGCCATCCGGCTTGGCATTGGCCCAGACATACCAATCAGCTTTGGGATTGTTGCGGCTGGAGCGGCTCTCAATGAACCAGGGGTGCTGGTCGGACGTATGGGAAATTACCTGGTCGATAATCACTTTCAGGCCGAGATCATGCGCCTTGGTCATCATCGCGTCGAAATCGGCAAGTGTGCCGAACATCGGATCGACATCGCAATAGTCAGAGACGTCATAGCCCATGTCTGCCATGGGCGAGGTGAAGAACGGCGACAGCCAGATGGCATCGACACCCAGCGAGGCGATATAGGGCAAGCGCTGGGTTATGCCCTTGATGTCGCCGATGCCATCGCCTGTCGTGTCCTGAAACGAGCGTGGATAGACCTGATAAATAACCGCGCCGCGCCACCAATCACCCCCTGCTTTCACTGCGGTTTTGCTGGCTCGATCAGTTTTGGTCGGCATCTGGCCCATCCTCTGCTCAAAAAATTCGGCATCTTCAAGACTATAGGGTTCGAAGCGGCTATGACCAGTGGCAATGGTCAAGTCCAGCGATCAATCCACCTTCATTCCTTTGTTACAATGCTGGCCCATAAGCCAAAGGACAGTGGCGGGGGCTTCTGCGTGATTCCCCGGCGAAATGGCACCCGATATCAGGCTCTCGTTTCGCCGGGGGAGCATTTCAAGCGGGACTATCCCACCTGTCCGTGAAGC
The Allorhizobium ampelinum S4 genome window above contains:
- a CDS encoding branched-chain amino acid ABC transporter substrate-binding protein, producing MKLHLLASAAFAALLAAAPAAHADITIGLMAPLTGPLAAIGAQIKNGTETAIADINAKGGIKGEKLVLKTADDAGEPKQGVSAANQLVGEGVRFVVGPVTSGVAVPASDVLAENGALMVTPTATAPSLTKRGLPTVLRTCGRDDQQADVAAKYVLAHFKDKKIAILNDKGQYGKGLADAFKAALNADGVKEVFNDSLTAGEKDFSALVTRLKSANVEVLYFGGYHPEAGLLVRQMKDAGLKAVVVAGDGLSNSEYTTVGGDAANGTLFTNAADALKNPDSKVAADVLTAKGIPAEAFTLNAYAAVQVIAAGIEKVGSAEDAEAVATAIKSGDAIPTAIGKLTYGETGDLTSQSFSMYKWEGGKTVAAE
- a CDS encoding aldose 1-epimerase family protein encodes the protein MPTLTEIGNDQLTVQISSLGAEMQSLRTKDGQSLLWHGDAAYWGGRSPILFPIVGKAKDDTLLIDGKPYSMAQHGIARRREFTLLEAGADVCRHELTAGDETKAAYPFDFSLVLEHRLHGAALTVAATVSNRSDTPMPYGLGFHPAFLWPLPGAEGKPHTITLENGAEPPLLRLGGGLLAEEARPSPFHAGRLVLDKSQFEEDAMIFPEGAGTELTYRAEDAASLHFHFENLPNLALWQKPGAPFICIEPWHGMAARHGKSGELTERPYTVILAPGDSARHGFTVTVEA
- a CDS encoding chloramphenicol phosphotransferase CPT family protein, with translation MRLDTEREIGSAGQILILNGAPRSGKSSIAKVVLDSFPGLWVNLGVDAQMATISEQHRPGIGLRPGGEHPEKEAVVQQLYAALHETIAAHSRLGINVVVDVGYHQAYSRPLHILDDCARRLAGLPVLFIGVHCALTTIMARRAASPSNGTINYLQGSADDPVPEPVQRWQMAVHEHGPYDLDVDTTDKTPEDCAREILTLLAKDRPQPSFFERRLSLIQT
- the ade gene encoding adenine deaminase → MSPLERRIDQGVGRETADIVLKGGRFFDLVTGDLVESDIAICGDTIVGTCGTYQGREEIDISGKIVVPGFIDTHLHIESSLVTPHEFDRCVLPYGVTTVICDPHEIANVLGTEGIEFFLESALETIMDIRVQLSSCVPATHLETSGADLPIERLLPFRDHPKVIGLAEFMNFPGVIHKDPICMAKLEAFQGGHIDGHAPLLRGNDLNGYLSAGIRTEHECTTAEEALEKIRKGMHILVREGSVSKDLHALMPIITERLSPFLALCTDDRNPLDIAEQGHLDYMIRTAIAHGVEPLAIYRAASISAARAFGLRDRGLVAPGWRADLVVVDSLENCKAETVFASGRRVTDALFATRKPVAPVGLDSVKARIVKSADFAVPVSDGEVPVMGVLPGKIITEYRRYHLPASGNQTSVDLDRDIIKVAVIERHGKNGNHANGFVQGFGLKKGAIASTVGHDSHNICVVGVSEDDMTMAANRLSDIKGGFVVVEDGKVTGEIPLPVAGLMSLEPFESVRDTLHELRQAAYALGTTLQEPFLQVAFLPLPVIPHLKISDKGMVDVDKFMLIG
- a CDS encoding type II toxin-antitoxin system Phd/YefM family antitoxin codes for the protein MDTVFFSKARAELAGLLDKVNEDASAVEIVRRDKPSAVLMSKEEYESMVETLHLLSSPANASRLLKAKQAIEAGRFSPRHLPDLDDA
- a CDS encoding Txe/YoeB family addiction module toxin encodes the protein MLVAFTDEGWEDYCFWQETDPKTAQRINALLKDTKRHPFSGIGKPEPLKGQFKGFWSRRISQEHRLVYAVKGQDSDQVLIVAQCRYHY
- a CDS encoding alpha-amylase family glycosyl hydrolase, which gives rise to MPTKTDRASKTAVKAGGDWWRGAVIYQVYPRSFQDTTGDGIGDIKGITQRLPYIASLGVDAIWLSPFFTSPMADMGYDVSDYCDVDPMFGTLADFDAMMTKAHDLGLKVIIDQVISHTSDQHPWFIESRSSRNNPKADWYVWANAKPDGTAPSNWLSVFGGPAWEWDGVRKQYYMHNFLGSQPDLNFHNPQVQQAVLDATRFWLERGVDGFRLDTVNYYFHDKELRNNPPHAPDSGDAGLDAPDVNPYGMQEHLHDKTQPENIGFLQKLRALLDEYPDRATVGEVGDGARSLKTVAAYTSGGDKLHMCYTFDLLGPHFTPSHIRDCVTSFQSMVKDGWVCWAFSNHDVMRHVSRFAQGPEEMPQVAKLAISILASLRGSICLYQGEELGLPEADIAFEDLRDPYGIRFWPSFKGRDGCRTPMVWEKAKAQAGFTSGKPWLPVQPDQQALSVDAQDKDKSSVLNHYRSMLALRKAHPALRDGSMSFLDINEDVLAFLRGENSERLLFVFNMRRGPQEVRLPEHMTVKEIIALPDARSTFEKGVITLDALDGFCARV